From Balneola sp. MJW-20:
ACCTATAAGATGTACTGGAACAGTAGTGCTGAACAAGTAATTGAAAGACTGCTTGATGCATTTGAAAAAAATGTTATTGAACCGGAAAAAGACAGGATCGACAGTCTTGGATATTCCATAGATGAAATACTTGCACTTGCTTCTATCGTTGAATGGGAGGCAAATCTTGATGAAGAAAAAAACAGGATCAGTGGTTTATACTGGAACAGGTTGGAGAGAGGAATGCTTTTACAAGCAGACCCAACGGTAAATTATGCCATAGGAGAGAGAAGAAGAGTACTATTTGAAGACTATCAGCTTGATCACCCATTCAATACTTATGTGAATAAAGGACTACCTCCCGGACCGATTACAAATCCATCACTGACTACTATTAAAGCCGCTTTATACCCTGAAGATCACAATTTTTTATATATGGTGGCAAGTCCGGAGGGAGGCCATACCTTTACTTCTACTTTTGAAGAGCATCGTATCGAAAGTGAAAAATGGAGAAAATGGCTGAGAGAACAATACAGGATCCGAAGAAGAAAGGAGGCTGAAAACAGCAACTGATCTCGAATTAGTCTTCCAATGTAGATATGCGGTTGATCTTAACCTCTTCATTTACCTGAGTTCCCCGAAATGAAACCCTCGTGGACAAACCCTGGTATCCATTTAACTCTTTGAGCCCATCTGTAAGATAATCTGGATTTTGAACCCGACTAAAGGTATTCAGAAGTACCGTTGCCACATCATACCCGATATAAGAAAAACGACTCGGGTTAGTACTGAAACGCAGACGGTATTCTCTGTCAAATTCATTTCTCAGACTGTCGGTTCTGCCGGTGCTTAAAGTCTGGGTATAATAAATGGGGTTGTTTCGTTTGATGATCCCTGAATATTCCATCGTAGCCCATTCTTCCGATCCTAAAAGAATAGATTCATTTCTGTAAGCTTCAATCTCTGTTAACATGGCATTGATCAAAGTCGGGGCTACTGAACCTGTAAAAGGAGCATAGATGGCATCTATTTGATAGGTTCTCAAAGTGTCAAAATCCGGGTCAAGGATCTTTGTAAAATCCTGGATATCGTATCCCATAGACTCAAGGTCACGTACATAGTATTGTACTACTTCCACATCATTTTCCCTCATAACTTCTCTGAAAGCAAGGGCTGATTGTTCTCCATAGGAATTCTTCTCGGCTATAATTGCCACAGTGTCTACATCCAGGTAATTAACAGCGTATTCTCCAATTTTACGGCCCTGCACTTCAAAGTTCGGGTTTAGCTGAAAGAGGTATTTGCTGTCTTTTACTAACTGATTTGAATTTGATAATGGCGTAATAGCAGGTATTTCAAAATCTTCGGTCAGATCAGCGTATGAATTGGCTACTTCTGAGAACAGAGGGCCGATTAGAGCATCAATGTCATGGTTCCAGACAAGATCATTAAACACTTCAGTTGCTTTTACTGGGTCAGATGCTGTGTTTTTATAAATCAGAAAAGCTTTTTTGTCGGAGTTATCTCCGTTAAAACGTTCAAATGCGAGTTGAATGCCGAAATATAAACTTTGAGAAATTTCATACTGAGGCTCATCAGGATCGAACTGTGGAAGTGCGACACCGACTTTATATGTTATTCCTTTTGGAGCCATAGGATATTTTACCGAGGAAAACTCCTGAGCGTACATGGTACTGTCTGTCAGAGAAGAGTAAAGTCTTTGTACTTCAAATGACCCGGAATCGGCCACGGTGGATGTATAGGAATCTAGTAGAACCCGTGCAGTTGCCAGATCAACTTTTCCAAAAGCTGCTCTTATTAGGTCATATCTGACCTGTTCATTGTCCGTTCTTCGAAATGCATCATAACGCTGATCGAGAGAAAGGTAATTGACCAGATCACGATAAAAATAACCGGCTTCAGTACCTACTGCTCCAAACCCCCCGGATTCCTTTATTTGATATAAAATATCCAGTGCCTTCGAATGATCATCCAGTTGAAAATGAGTTAAAGCGAGAGCAAAATTAGCTTCCAGCTGATAATCATCTGAGGCTGCAGCTTTTTGGAATAAGCTACGGGCCTTCAGATAATTTCCCTGATTGAAACGGATTCTACCGGAATAATAATAAGCTTCAGGATCATTAATCTGATCAAAGATAAGCTGAGCTCTTTCGAAATCACCACTCCTGAATAACCTGATACCGTCCTGAATATTCTGGCCAAATCCTGTTGTTGCTGTCAACAGCATTAATAGCAGACAAAGACTAATTTTCTTCATGCATCTAATAATTGAATTATATTCAGTATAACCGGAGATGGAGGAAAATGTTCTGAATTATTCCCATTCAATCGTGGCAGGTGGCTTAGAACTAATATCATAAACCACACGATTCACTCCTTTAACTTCATTGATGATCCTGTTGGATACGTTTGCAAGAAAATCATAGGGCAGATGAGCCCAGTCAGCTGTCATACCATCCAGACTGGTTACTGCTCTAAGAGCTACCGTAAATTCATAGGTTCGTTCGTCACCCATCACTCCAACACTCTGGACAGGTAGAAGAACAGCCAGAGCCTGCCATACATCATGATAAAGTCCCTTTTCCTTCAATTCTTCTACAAATATATAGTCTGCTTCTCGCAACAAGGAAAGATTGTCTTTTCCCAGCTCACCCAACACTCTGATACCAAGTCCGGGGCCAGGAAAAGGATGTCGGCTAATGAAATGTTCCGGTATACCTAAGGTCTTACCTACTTCCCTGACCTCATCTTTGAATAACTCTCTTACCGGTTCTATAAGAGATAATTTCATTTTCTCTGGTAGCCCGCCCACATTATGATGGGACTTTATGGTTGCGGAAGGCCCTTTAAAGTTTACGCTTTCAATGACATCCGGATAGAGTGTGCCTTGTGCCAGGTATTTGAATTTTTCCTGATGCTGGACAAAATCATCAAATACATCGATAAAAGTACGTCCGATAATTTTTCTTTTATCCTCCGGATCACTGACGCCGTTCAGTCTCTCCAAAAACATCTCTGATGCATCCACACCTTCTACCGGCAGATGAAGATCGTCTCTGTAAAGTTTTAGTACGTTCTGAAATTCATTTTTACGCAGCAAACCATTGTCCACAAACAAACACTGTAGCTGATCTCCGATCGCTTTGTGCAGAAGGGTAGCAACAACTGTAGAGTCTACACCTCCTGACAGGGCACATAACACACGGTCTGATCCCACTTGCTCCCGAATTGACTTTACATGAGTCTCAATAAATGAATCTGCAGTCCAGTCACCTGAACATTGACAAATATTTTTAGCAAAATTCTTCAGAAGCTGTGATCCGAACCTGGTGTGAGCCACTTCCGGATGGAATTGAACTCCGAATATTTCTTTTTGAGTATGGCGTACTGCAGCAACTTTGGCATTTGCTGTATGCGCGATGATCCTGTAGGAGGAGGGAAGCTCATGAATATGATCCCCGTGACTCATCCAAACCACTGAATCATCGGGAATATCTTTCAGCAAGTCTGAATGATCATCAATGTTCAGTCTGGCTCTACCGAATTCTCTTTTATCAGCTTTGTCAACACTGCCAGGGATCTCATTATGAGACAAAAGCTGCAGTCCATAACATACTCCCAGTACCGGTATTCCCCAGTTCAGAACTTCCTTCTGTAGTTCGGGTGCATCCGGATCGTTCACACTTTTAGGTCCACCTGAAAGGATTACTCCTTTGGGAGTAGGTTCTTTTACCTCATTCAGATCGACATTGTAAGGGTGAATCTCACAATAGATGTTCAACTCTCTTAATCTGCGAGCGATCAGCTGAGTGAACTGTGAACCGTAGTCAAGGATCAGGATCCACTCGGAATGGCGGCTATGCATGAAATCTTTTTGTTAAGCGATTATGTCCTGATAATCTTCAGCGGACATCAGATCTTTAAACTGATCAGGATTTGTCATTTTAATTTTGATCATCCAACCACCCTCATATGGGTCGTCATTAACCATTTCAGGTTCGTCTTCCAGATCCTCATTGATTTCGAGGACTTCTCCGTCAACCGGGGCGTAAAGATCTGAAACCGTTTTTACCGCTTCTACTGTACCAAAAGTATCATCTTTTGTGAATTCATAGCCTGCTTCTTCGAGTTCCACAAATACAATATCTCCTAATTCGCTTTGTGCGAAATCGGTAATTCCTATGGTCGCGGTCCCGTCTCCGTTATCACGGATCCATTCATGCTCACGGGTATATTTTAATTCTGATGGTACGTTCATGGTTAGTCCTTCGGTACAAATTTAAATGATCGTTCTAAATACTTGGTATCAAATTTTCCTTTCTTAAAGTTCTCATCATCGAGTAACTGAATCTGAAAAGGTATTGTGGTCTTAATTCCTTCAATAATGAATTCTTCAAGAGCTCTTTTCATTTTTCTGATCGCTTCATCACGTGTGGGGGCGGTACAGATCAGCTTGGCGATCATGGAGTCATAATTTGGCGGAATTCTGTAACCTGAGTATGCGTGTGTATCCAGTCTTACTCCATGGCCGCCCGGGGGATGAAATACGGTAATTTCACCGGCAGAAGGGCGGAAGTTATGGGCCGGATCTTCTGCATTGATCCTGCATTCAATAGAGTGAAGCAGGTCAAAGTTAAATTCAGTTTCTTCGATCTTTTCACCTGCTGCGATCCGGATCTGCTCGGCAACCAGGTCATATCCGGTTATTTCTTCTGTTACCGGATGCTCAACCTGAATTCGGGTATTCATTTCCATGAAATAGAAATTGTGGTCATCATCCACAAGGAATTCTACGGTACCTGCTCCTTCATAATCTACTGCTTTGGCGGCGTTTACCGCAGCATCACCCATTCTTTTTCTGAGTTCAGGTGTCATAAGGGGAGAAGGTGCTTCTTCCAATACTTTTTGGTGTCGTCGCTGCATAGAGCAATCTCTCTCACCAAGGTGCATGGCATTCCCATGTTGGTCGGCCAGGATCTGAATTTCTACGTGATGAGGATTTAATACGAACTTCTCTATATATACCGCAGGATTGTTAAAGGCAGTTTCAGCCTCACTGCGACACATTTCATAATTTCTTTTAAGATCCTCTGCTTTTTCAACCAATCGCATACCGCGGCCTCCGCCACCAGCCGAAGCCTTAATGATGACTGGGTATCCAATATCATCACAGATCTTTTTTGCGGTTTCATAATCTTCAACGACTCCGTCACTGCCAGGCACGACCGGTACTTTATTTTCAATCATGGTAGCCTTAGCAACGGCTTTATCCCCCATTCGGGAAATAGCGTCTGGAGAAGGACCAATAAATTTGATTTCATGTTCTTCACAAATACGTGAAAACTCTGCATTCTCTGAGAGAAATCCGTATCCCGGGTGAATTGCTTCCGCATTGGTAATCTCCGCTGCGGCAAGTATACTCGGAATTTTCAGATAGCTGTCTTTTCCTGCAGGAGGGCCGATACAGACTGCTTCATCTGCAAATTTAACATGCAGTGAATCCGCATCAGCGGTAGAGTAAACGGCTACCGTTTTGATACCCATTTCTCTACAGGTTCTTATTACCCGTAGTGCAATTTCACCGCGATTGGCGATAAGAATCTTATTAAACATATGCTGGGATGTCCTATTTAATGACAAAAAGTGGTTGGTCGAATTCTACTGCCTGTCCGTCTTCAACAAGGATCTTTACGATCTCACCACTAAGGTCAGATTCGATCTCATTCATGATCTTCATGGCTTCGACGATACAAAGTGTATCTCCTTTGGAAACTTTATCTCCGACTTTCACAAAGGCATCTGAATCAGGAGAGGGCGCTTCGTAAAATGTACCAACGATTGGTGATTTAACTACTTCCCCATCTACCTGGTCTGAACTACCGGAAGCATCAGATTGCTGTGAGGCAGGGGTATGAGGTTGTACGGGAGCAGCCGTGGCCTGTGGCTGAGGTGCCGGAGCCGCTGGTTGAGTATAAGTTACCGTCTCAACAGTTCCCTGTTTTTTGACTTTTATTTTAAAATCACCTTCCTCAATTGAAACCTCATTTACATCAGATTCCGAGATCAGGTTCAAAATGTTCTTAATGATTTTTAGATCCATGATTCAATTATTTTGCTCGTTCTAAATATTCGCCTGTACGGGTGTCAACTCTGACCTTCTCACCTTCATTGATAAAAAGCGGAACCTGTACTACAGCTCCTGATTCCAGAGTGGCAGGTTTGGAGCCCCCTTGTGCGGTATCTCCGCGTACACCGGGGTCTGTATTTTCTATAGTTACTTCGATCTGATCCATTGGCTCGGCATATAGTACGCTTTCTTCATCAGCATTGAAGTACAGCGTGCAAGTATGACCGTCTACCAGATAGTCCTTGCGATTTACCTGAGAGGGGTTAACCGGGATTTGCTCATAGGTATCATTGTTCATGAAAAAGTAGAGCTGACCATCGTTATACAGGTATTGGTATTCTCTGCGTTCGACCCTTACGGATTCAACATTTTCTCCAGATCGGAAAGTCTTATCTATATTTTTTTCATTTACGATACCCTTTAGTTTGGTGCGAACAAATGCACCGCCTTTTCCGGGTTTTACATGCTGGAATTCGGTGATAGAATACAGTTCACCGTCAAGATCCAGTACAAGTCCGTTTCGGAAGTCCGAGGTTGAGACTTTAGACATTAAATATTTTCCTCCGAGTTAATTTTGACGCTCAAAAATACCACTCACTGTTATGTATAACAAGAACAAATGGGATTGATTAAAACAAGCCAACCAATGTTTGTCCAAGAGTATACAGAATTGCAGCAGGGCATATGAATTTTATGAAGATCGGCCAGACCTTAACAAATAATGTTTGTCTTATACCGGCAAAGCCATACTCCATTTCATTAATGGCATTTTCCGTTTTCCAGGCATACCCTATAAAGACACAGATCAGAAATCCGCCTAATGGTAATCCAATATTGTTGAATACAATTACGAAGTAATCGATCAGGTTTGGGTTAAAGGAAATAATGATCGATACCACCAGGATTCCCAGTCCGATGTTGCGGGCAGCTTTTTTCCTCGTTACATCGTACTCATCTATAGCATATGATACCGGGACCTCGAGAAGTGAGATCGTAGAAGTAAGAGCTGCAATACTCAGAAGGAGAAAGAAGGTCACACCGAAAATAGTGCCTATAAAACCCATGCTGTTAAATAAGGCCGGGAGCACCGTGAATACCAGTGTTGTACTGTCAGCAAGCTGACCATCCACAAAGATATTGACCCCGTTTGATTGTGCCAGATACATTGCAGGAATGATCAGTAATCCGGCCAGGAATGCAATCCCAACATCAGCCAAGGTAACGAATGCTGCAGCCTGGGGAATATTTTCTTTTTTATTCAGATATGAACCATAGGTAATGAGCGCTCCCATACCCAGAGATAAGGAGAAGAAAGCCTGACCCATTGCTGAAAAAATGAGGTCCGCATTTATCATGCTGAAATCCGGTAAAAGATACTCCCGAATTCCCTCCGCGCTTCCGGGTTGAAACAATACATAGACGATCATAATGACAAGAATACCGATCAGTAAAGGCATCATGGTTTTCGTGGCTCGCTCGATACCATCACTAACTCCACCTGAGATGATCTTAATGGTACCCAGCATGAATACTGTAGCAACAATAGCATTTTTCAATCCGTTACCGGTATCTTTTAACCAGTCTGCAGCGGCGGGCATATTAAGTGCCAGAAATAATTCCTCAAAGGCATAGCCGAATGCCCAACCAGCAATTACCGTATAAAAGGAGAGGATCATCACGCCACATATGACCCCCCAAAGACCTACCAATGGGAAGAATTTATTTGAATGAAGGGCTTTAAATGCTCCCACCGGGTTTTTTCCCGTATTCCGACCAATAGTAATTTCAGCAACCATAACAGGAAAACCGATCAGAAAGGAGCAGATAAGATAAATGATCAGAAAAGCGGCTCCACCATTAGATGCAACCTGTGTCGGGAATCCCCATATATTTCCTAAACCAACGGCAGAACCTGCGGCAGCAAGGATAAAGCCTAATTTTGAATTCCATGAACCACGATCTGTATTTGTACTAACAGCCAAATTTTTCCTCCATAGGATTAATATTAAACGGGCCTAAAATATTTTAAGCTTTATTCACACGCAACTTCCTCAATACCGTACCTGTACAAGCTTTAACCATGTATGATGATTCAACGCTTTTAATTGTATTGGACCCTGCTTGTTGATCATCAACAAGTAACTCCCAATAACCCTCAGGTAATATGATTTCATGATCTTGATGAGGGTTTGTATTGATCGAGACAAAGTAATCATATTTATCATTAGTGCCATGTCCCTCTAAAGAAAAAGTAACATGCAGTGGATCCTGATATACTTTGAAATTAATTTCATCAGAAGCAGCTTTCCTGAGTGCCGGAGCATTTAGTCTCAATTCAATAAGTCCACGGTAGTAATTAAATAGTTCTTCATTAAGGGAAATATGCTCAAAGTTGATCCAATTGGTCTCATTGTCTTTATTATAAGTATCGCGATCAATATAGCCCGCTCGCGAATCCTTCACATCCGTATGCCTGATCACTTTTGACCTCCCGTATTCCTGACCTTCGTGAATCATCGTAATTCCCTGGGATACAAATAGAGAGAGAGCTGCTAATCTACATATTCTCATCTGCTCCTCATTGAGCGTAGTATGATCTTCAATATCTTTGATCTCAGTATTCAGTATCTCAGGTTCCAATACAATACGAATGTAGTCTGCCAGGGTGTAACCATCATGACTTTCAAGGTAATTCAGCGCATGCCTTGAACTTCTGAACAGACCATGTTCATGGTCTTTTAAAGATCCTCTGAAGCCATTTTCAATGGCAAACCGATTTACGTGGGGATTAAAATTTCCGAATATAAATCCTTTATCATGTTCAGGATCATATCCTTTAAAATTATTCCTCATACGGTCATTCCATGAGGCCCATCCCCGGTCACTAAAGCCATCCGGTTTATACGCCCCGCCCCAAGGTTCCGCAATCAGGATGATATTCGGCTTAACATTTTTCAGTTCAGCAGATATCATCTCTACGGTTTCCCAGTCAATAAGACCCGCAAGATCAAAGCGAAATCCGTCTATATGATATTCTTTGACCCAATGTATAAGAGATTCCAGAATTAGTTCACGGGAATGCTTTGCAGCAGTACTGATATCGTTACCTGTCCAGCTATCATTTACATAATTTCCGGCATCATCGAGTCTGAAATAATGATCTTTGGCAGTATACTTCAGGGGATTAAGATCATAATGAGAGGCATGATTATAGACCACGTCCATGATCACACTGATTCCTTCACCATGCAGACGGTTAACCATAGATTTGACTTCCCGATGTGCGTTAGCATTATGACCGGAAATATCAGAGTGTTTAAATGAACCATCTGAAGCATAGAGAGTCTCCGGAACAAAGTGGAAGCTGGTCATATAACCCCAGTGATTGATACTGTAAGGATTCCAGGTATTTCGAACACCCGTTTCCGTCATATGGTCAAATGGTGGCTCGTAATAGGCGAATTTCTGAAGTGGAAGAAATTCTACGGCATTCACACCCAGTTTTTTCAGGTGGGTCATACCGCCAGTTTCAGCCTGAATAAAATCATTGTAAATACCCTGGACATAAGTATTGGCTGAAGGGTGCGCAACCATATCTTTTATATGACATTCATATATGATAAGATCTCTGGGATCAGAAGGAGGGTAAAAGTCTCTGTCACTCCATTTAAAAGGTTCCTCTTTCAGGATCAGTGTCCGGGCGTGCTGAAGGTGATTATTAATGGTCACGACATACCTGGAAAAGGGGTCAGCGATAAGATAATCGGTATTTTCAACTTTCTTTCCCTCATTATCAGGGAATACAAGTGAATAAGCATAAAACTTATTCCAGAGATCGTCATTTGTGGAGTATTCCCAGATCCCATCTTCCGTGAATTTCATGGATTCTATTCTCGGGTTAGGGTCCTCATATTCATCAAATATGTATAATGCTATTGATGATGCATGAGATGAGAATAAACGAAATACAAATTTTCCGTTTTCAAATTTGCATCCAAGACCGCTTCTATCGGTGATCGTTGTTTTCAAATCTGGCCTGTTTTCCTGATCTGTTATGATATCTGAC
This genomic window contains:
- the gcvH gene encoding glycine cleavage system protein GcvH is translated as MNVPSELKYTREHEWIRDNGDGTATIGITDFAQSELGDIVFVELEEAGYEFTKDDTFGTVEAVKTVSDLYAPVDGEVLEINEDLEDEPEMVNDDPYEGGWMIKIKMTNPDQFKDLMSAEDYQDIIA
- a CDS encoding sodium-dependent transporter — translated: MAVSTNTDRGSWNSKLGFILAAAGSAVGLGNIWGFPTQVASNGGAAFLIIYLICSFLIGFPVMVAEITIGRNTGKNPVGAFKALHSNKFFPLVGLWGVICGVMILSFYTVIAGWAFGYAFEELFLALNMPAAADWLKDTGNGLKNAIVATVFMLGTIKIISGGVSDGIERATKTMMPLLIGILVIMIVYVLFQPGSAEGIREYLLPDFSMINADLIFSAMGQAFFSLSLGMGALITYGSYLNKKENIPQAAAFVTLADVGIAFLAGLLIIPAMYLAQSNGVNIFVDGQLADSTTLVFTVLPALFNSMGFIGTIFGVTFFLLLSIAALTSTISLLEVPVSYAIDEYDVTRKKAARNIGLGILVVSIIISFNPNLIDYFVIVFNNIGLPLGGFLICVFIGYAWKTENAINEMEYGFAGIRQTLFVKVWPIFIKFICPAAILYTLGQTLVGLF
- a CDS encoding pullulanase, which encodes MKTTITDRSGLGCKFENGKFVFRLFSSHASSIALYIFDEYEDPNPRIESMKFTEDGIWEYSTNDDLWNKFYAYSLVFPDNEGKKVENTDYLIADPFSRYVVTINNHLQHARTLILKEEPFKWSDRDFYPPSDPRDLIIYECHIKDMVAHPSANTYVQGIYNDFIQAETGGMTHLKKLGVNAVEFLPLQKFAYYEPPFDHMTETGVRNTWNPYSINHWGYMTSFHFVPETLYASDGSFKHSDISGHNANAHREVKSMVNRLHGEGISVIMDVVYNHASHYDLNPLKYTAKDHYFRLDDAGNYVNDSWTGNDISTAAKHSRELILESLIHWVKEYHIDGFRFDLAGLIDWETVEMISAELKNVKPNIILIAEPWGGAYKPDGFSDRGWASWNDRMRNNFKGYDPEHDKGFIFGNFNPHVNRFAIENGFRGSLKDHEHGLFRSSRHALNYLESHDGYTLADYIRIVLEPEILNTEIKDIEDHTTLNEEQMRICRLAALSLFVSQGITMIHEGQEYGRSKVIRHTDVKDSRAGYIDRDTYNKDNETNWINFEHISLNEELFNYYRGLIELRLNAPALRKAASDEINFKVYQDPLHVTFSLEGHGTNDKYDYFVSINTNPHQDHEIILPEGYWELLVDDQQAGSNTIKSVESSYMVKACTGTVLRKLRVNKA
- the efp gene encoding elongation factor P, with translation MSKVSTSDFRNGLVLDLDGELYSITEFQHVKPGKGGAFVRTKLKGIVNEKNIDKTFRSGENVESVRVERREYQYLYNDGQLYFFMNNDTYEQIPVNPSQVNRKDYLVDGHTCTLYFNADEESVLYAEPMDQIEVTIENTDPGVRGDTAQGGSKPATLESGAVVQVPLFINEGEKVRVDTRTGEYLERAK
- a CDS encoding ABC transporter substrate-binding protein, whose translation is MKKISLCLLLMLLTATTGFGQNIQDGIRLFRSGDFERAQLIFDQINDPEAYYYSGRIRFNQGNYLKARSLFQKAAASDDYQLEANFALALTHFQLDDHSKALDILYQIKESGGFGAVGTEAGYFYRDLVNYLSLDQRYDAFRRTDNEQVRYDLIRAAFGKVDLATARVLLDSYTSTVADSGSFEVQRLYSSLTDSTMYAQEFSSVKYPMAPKGITYKVGVALPQFDPDEPQYEISQSLYFGIQLAFERFNGDNSDKKAFLIYKNTASDPVKATEVFNDLVWNHDIDALIGPLFSEVANSYADLTEDFEIPAITPLSNSNQLVKDSKYLFQLNPNFEVQGRKIGEYAVNYLDVDTVAIIAEKNSYGEQSALAFREVMRENDVEVVQYYVRDLESMGYDIQDFTKILDPDFDTLRTYQIDAIYAPFTGSVAPTLINAMLTEIEAYRNESILLGSEEWATMEYSGIIKRNNPIYYTQTLSTGRTDSLRNEFDREYRLRFSTNPSRFSYIGYDVATVLLNTFSRVQNPDYLTDGLKELNGYQGLSTRVSFRGTQVNEEVKINRISTLED
- the guaA gene encoding glutamine-hydrolyzing GMP synthase, translating into MHSRHSEWILILDYGSQFTQLIARRLRELNIYCEIHPYNVDLNEVKEPTPKGVILSGGPKSVNDPDAPELQKEVLNWGIPVLGVCYGLQLLSHNEIPGSVDKADKREFGRARLNIDDHSDLLKDIPDDSVVWMSHGDHIHELPSSYRIIAHTANAKVAAVRHTQKEIFGVQFHPEVAHTRFGSQLLKNFAKNICQCSGDWTADSFIETHVKSIREQVGSDRVLCALSGGVDSTVVATLLHKAIGDQLQCLFVDNGLLRKNEFQNVLKLYRDDLHLPVEGVDASEMFLERLNGVSDPEDKRKIIGRTFIDVFDDFVQHQEKFKYLAQGTLYPDVIESVNFKGPSATIKSHHNVGGLPEKMKLSLIEPVRELFKDEVREVGKTLGIPEHFISRHPFPGPGLGIRVLGELGKDNLSLLREADYIFVEELKEKGLYHDVWQALAVLLPVQSVGVMGDERTYEFTVALRAVTSLDGMTADWAHLPYDFLANVSNRIINEVKGVNRVVYDISSKPPATIEWE
- the accB gene encoding acetyl-CoA carboxylase biotin carboxyl carrier protein → MDLKIIKNILNLISESDVNEVSIEEGDFKIKVKKQGTVETVTYTQPAAPAPQPQATAAPVQPHTPASQQSDASGSSDQVDGEVVKSPIVGTFYEAPSPDSDAFVKVGDKVSKGDTLCIVEAMKIMNEIESDLSGEIVKILVEDGQAVEFDQPLFVIK
- the accC gene encoding acetyl-CoA carboxylase biotin carboxylase subunit; its protein translation is MFNKILIANRGEIALRVIRTCREMGIKTVAVYSTADADSLHVKFADEAVCIGPPAGKDSYLKIPSILAAAEITNAEAIHPGYGFLSENAEFSRICEEHEIKFIGPSPDAISRMGDKAVAKATMIENKVPVVPGSDGVVEDYETAKKICDDIGYPVIIKASAGGGGRGMRLVEKAEDLKRNYEMCRSEAETAFNNPAVYIEKFVLNPHHVEIQILADQHGNAMHLGERDCSMQRRHQKVLEEAPSPLMTPELRKRMGDAAVNAAKAVDYEGAGTVEFLVDDDHNFYFMEMNTRIQVEHPVTEEITGYDLVAEQIRIAAGEKIEETEFNFDLLHSIECRINAEDPAHNFRPSAGEITVFHPPGGHGVRLDTHAYSGYRIPPNYDSMIAKLICTAPTRDEAIRKMKRALEEFIIEGIKTTIPFQIQLLDDENFKKGKFDTKYLERSFKFVPKD
- the mltG gene encoding endolytic transglycosylase MltG, with the protein product MIIYNIPLSKKELLIALSVFLLVFSSVIMSRAVRLNSSSSLVFTEPYELILTERTELNDLVEMLSTDLNNFEEDEFIWAARLLGWNQYQAGRYFFDSTSSYESFVSKIGRGIQDPVDIVVTPGINVESFSKIISRQTKLDSAEIISQFTDSVSLSRYGMNKEVLFGRMLPETYKMYWNSSAEQVIERLLDAFEKNVIEPEKDRIDSLGYSIDEILALASIVEWEANLDEEKNRISGLYWNRLERGMLLQADPTVNYAIGERRRVLFEDYQLDHPFNTYVNKGLPPGPITNPSLTTIKAALYPEDHNFLYMVASPEGGHTFTSTFEEHRIESEKWRKWLREQYRIRRRKEAENSN